From the Euphorbia lathyris chromosome 6, ddEupLath1.1, whole genome shotgun sequence genome, one window contains:
- the LOC136233741 gene encoding carboxyl-terminal-processing peptidase 3, chloroplastic-like has translation MASKVISVHLKLFYVAQVWLDGDETLVNTTDRDGNMLPINMQNGHAIAHDPLVVLILAGALHDNRHVILVGHKTFGKGKIQSVTELNDGSALFVMVAKYLSPALHDIDQVGITPDVQCTADMLLNSPKDSFLKNNNSDASLEAIPALWLQNMNWTFKSPEVPPSEISASLAPKSATTLQNGCSLIR, from the exons ATGGCTTCAAAG GTAATTTCAGTTCACTTGAAACTATTTTATGTTGCTCAAGTGTGGTTAGATGGAGATGAGACTCTTGTGAACACAACTGATAGGGATGGAAATATGCTTCCTATCAACATGCAGAATGGTCATGCTATAGCACATGATCCGCTTGTTGTGCTT ATTTTAGCTGGTGCACTGCATGATAATCGGCATGTTATCCTTGTGGGGCACAAAACATTTGGTAAAGGGAAAATTCAG AGCGTGACAGAGCTAAATGATGGATCTGCACTGTTTGTGATGGTTGCGAAGTATCTATCACCTGCACTTCATGACATAGATCAAGTCGGGATAACGCCGGATGTACAATGTACAGCAGACATGCTGCTGAATTCACCTAAGGATTCATTCTTGAAAAATAACAACTCAGATGCTTCTCTTGAAGCCATACCTGCATTATGGTTGCAGAACATGAATTGGACATTCAAGAGTCCAGAG GTTCCACCATCAGAAATTTCAGCCTCGTTAGCTCCCAAATCAGCAACCACACTGCAAAATGGATGCAG CTTGATACGATAA